One Gemmatimonadaceae bacterium DNA window includes the following coding sequences:
- a CDS encoding prepilin-type N-terminal cleavage/methylation domain-containing protein translates to MLNKTRKGFTLIELLIVVVIIGILAAIAIPKFANTKEKAYLASMKSDLRNMATTQESYFADNQVYVAGSAANTSGGTSSLYGFVPSAGVTVTASASGGTGWSATAGHTATTRTCAIFVGVAAVSPATVEAEPKCN, encoded by the coding sequence ATGCTGAACAAGACTCGCAAGGGCTTCACGCTGATCGAACTCCTCATCGTCGTCGTGATCATCGGCATCCTGGCCGCGATCGCGATCCCGAAGTTTGCCAACACGAAGGAGAAGGCGTACCTCGCGTCGATGAAGTCGGACCTCCGCAACATGGCCACCACGCAGGAGTCCTACTTCGCGGACAACCAGGTGTACGTCGCGGGTTCGGCGGCGAACACGTCGGGCGGCACGAGCTCGCTGTACGGCTTCGTCCCATCGGCTGGCGTGACGGTGACCGCGAGCGCCTCGGGCGGCACGGGCTGGAGCGCCACTGCTGGCCACACCGCCACGACCCGCACCTGCGCCATCTTCGTCGGTGTCGCCGCGGTTTCGCCGGCGACGGTCGAAGCCGAGCCGAAGTGCAACTAA
- a CDS encoding glycosyltransferase family 2 protein translates to MTLPRIPTPSFTGTIEGSTPYMRGRTPLVREDVVLSVLIPVYNERHTIRLILDQVHAVPVRKQIICVNDCSTDGTREILDGLHAEGLIDTLIHQPVNRGKGAAIRTALAASSGNIVIVQDADLEYDPADWPVLLDPIIEGKADAVFGSRFLGGPHRVLYFWHSVGNFILTTVSNMFTNLNLTDMETCYKAVRGEVARSLTLTTDRFGFEPEITARLAQVKARIYEVPITYAGRTYAEGKKINWKDGVAAFWHIVRFNLL, encoded by the coding sequence ATGACCTTACCGCGCATTCCCACGCCGTCGTTCACCGGCACCATCGAAGGGAGCACCCCCTACATGCGGGGGCGCACGCCGCTCGTGCGCGAGGATGTGGTGCTCTCGGTGCTCATTCCGGTCTACAACGAGCGCCACACCATCCGCCTCATCCTCGACCAGGTGCACGCCGTCCCCGTTCGCAAACAGATCATCTGCGTCAACGACTGCTCGACCGACGGCACGCGCGAGATCCTCGACGGGCTGCATGCGGAAGGGCTCATCGACACGCTGATTCACCAACCGGTGAATCGCGGCAAGGGCGCGGCCATTCGGACCGCGCTCGCCGCCAGCAGCGGCAACATCGTCATCGTGCAGGACGCCGACCTGGAATACGACCCCGCGGACTGGCCGGTGCTGCTCGACCCAATCATCGAGGGGAAGGCCGACGCCGTCTTCGGCTCGCGATTCCTTGGCGGGCCGCATCGCGTCCTCTACTTCTGGCACTCGGTGGGGAACTTCATCCTCACCACGGTGAGCAACATGTTCACGAACCTCAACCTCACCGACATGGAGACGTGCTACAAGGCGGTGCGTGGCGAGGTGGCGCGTTCATTGACGCTCACGACCGATCGCTTCGGCTTCGAGCCGGAGATCACGGCGCGCCTGGCGCAGGTCAAGGCGCGCATCTATGAAGTCCCCATCACCTACGCGGGCCGCACGTACGCCGAAGGGAAGAAGATCAACTGGAAGGACGGCGTCGCCGCCTTCTGGCACATTGTGCGCTTCAATCTTCTCTGA
- a CDS encoding glycosyltransferase family 39 protein, translating into MSPGHTAASRDYARLIPWLLALAAFGAVVAAIGPWPVGVFQDDGIYVVLAKSLATGEGYRYLNIPGAPNATHYPPLFPAWLALLWKVSPSFPQNVTLFKFANAVWLGASAALFYAFARRWLRLTPVAAALGVALFTACAPVVLLSVMVLSEPMFLCLLAATLLACERAASSGRVSDAMVAGAAAAVLALVRTLGILVVPATVLVLAARRQWRAAFALGATAVVLSIPWQLWVGAHALEVPEIYLGKYGSYLGWLVGAVRRDGVVFLGDVAWANLKSLVAQGWASTATDTLNVYVRNTTSIALAFFFGLGMGGLARRTPATAIFLVMYLGIVVIWPFAPARFTWGVWPLVGLVFTLSVVSVWEWGAPPKNNMPSDTSTDQTISAHTGSFAREASHSPPSRFLRPLALASLAALAVGYGGYNALGVSRDWWGVVQGSVANRARPLAEWVVANTDSNAVVATDDDVLIHLYTGRRAIPNGAFTPQEHLVAQTPAFAIASLRTILSTYHVDYVLASTQYGTYAVRGLVQAAPSELRIVRALSSGAIFAPVQPGIATGASR; encoded by the coding sequence TTGAGTCCAGGGCACACGGCGGCGTCGCGCGACTACGCGCGACTCATCCCCTGGCTCCTCGCGCTCGCCGCGTTCGGCGCCGTGGTGGCGGCGATCGGGCCGTGGCCGGTCGGCGTCTTCCAGGACGACGGGATCTACGTCGTCCTCGCCAAGTCGCTGGCCACCGGGGAGGGCTATCGCTACCTCAACATCCCGGGAGCGCCTAACGCGACGCACTACCCGCCGCTCTTTCCGGCGTGGCTGGCGCTGTTGTGGAAGGTGAGTCCGTCGTTTCCGCAGAACGTGACCCTGTTCAAGTTCGCCAACGCCGTCTGGTTGGGCGCCTCGGCGGCGCTGTTCTACGCCTTTGCCCGCCGCTGGCTGCGACTCACGCCGGTGGCCGCGGCGCTTGGCGTGGCACTGTTCACCGCATGCGCCCCGGTCGTCCTGTTGTCGGTGATGGTGCTGTCGGAGCCGATGTTCCTCTGCCTGCTGGCGGCGACGCTGCTGGCGTGCGAACGCGCCGCCTCGAGCGGCCGCGTGTCAGATGCGATGGTGGCCGGCGCCGCGGCGGCCGTGCTGGCGCTGGTGCGCACGTTAGGCATCCTCGTCGTTCCGGCCACCGTGCTGGTGCTGGCGGCCAGGCGGCAGTGGCGCGCGGCCTTCGCCCTGGGCGCCACTGCGGTCGTGCTGTCGATCCCCTGGCAGCTGTGGGTCGGGGCGCATGCGCTGGAAGTCCCGGAGATCTACCTGGGGAAGTACGGGTCGTATCTCGGCTGGCTCGTGGGTGCGGTGCGCCGCGACGGCGTCGTCTTCCTCGGCGACGTGGCGTGGGCCAACCTCAAGAGCCTCGTGGCGCAGGGGTGGGCGTCGACGGCGACCGACACGCTCAATGTGTATGTGAGGAACACGACCTCGATCGCGCTCGCCTTCTTTTTCGGGTTGGGGATGGGGGGGCTGGCGCGACGGACGCCGGCCACGGCGATCTTCCTCGTCATGTACCTCGGCATCGTGGTGATCTGGCCGTTCGCGCCCGCTCGCTTCACGTGGGGGGTGTGGCCGCTGGTGGGGTTGGTCTTTACGCTGTCGGTGGTGAGTGTGTGGGAGTGGGGGGCCCCCCCCAAGAACAACATGCCATCCGACACCTCCACCGACCAAACCATTTCCGCGCACACAGGATCATTCGCGCGCGAAGCAAGCCACTCTCCTCCCTCACGCTTCTTGCGACCGCTCGCCCTGGCCTCGCTCGCCGCTCTCGCGGTGGGCTACGGCGGCTACAACGCCCTCGGCGTCTCGCGCGACTGGTGGGGCGTGGTGCAGGGCTCCGTCGCCAACCGCGCGCGACCGCTCGCCGAGTGGGTCGTGGCCAATACTGATAGCAACGCCGTCGTCGCGACCGACGACGACGTCCTGATCCACCTCTACACCGGGCGCCGCGCAATCCCCAACGGGGCATTCACGCCGCAGGAGCACCTGGTGGCGCAGACTCCGGCCTTCGCCATCGCTTCGCTGCGCACGATCCTCTCCACCTATCACGTGGACTACGTGCTCGCGTCGACGCAGTACGGGACGTATGCAGTTCGCGGGCTCGTGCAGGCGGCGCCGAGCGAGCTTCGCATCGTGCGCGCGCTCTCGTCAGGCGCCATCTTCGCGCCGGTGCAGCCGGGTATTGCAACCGGAGCGAGCCGGTGA